From a region of the Corallococcus coralloides DSM 2259 genome:
- a CDS encoding tetratricopeptide repeat protein has translation MYNLLISLAVGLAVGVLVKFAGGFSWWAGIVPGVIVFFATYIVLARRVSTRVQALMTTVQKDLQGQPANQKEAQGRVDRAVQTLEQGLVWDKWQFLIGPEIHAQIGMLKYMIKDLDGAKPHLEKASGRNYMAKAMEGALHFRRNDVPAMKASFEAAAKSGKKESIVWAVYAWCLLQLKDKDAAQRVLARGVEQNPSDEKLKGSLAQLQNDKRLKMKPYEPLWWQFGLEAPPMMPPQGGGRRVQFTNRR, from the coding sequence ATGTACAACCTCCTCATCTCCCTGGCCGTCGGGCTGGCGGTCGGCGTGCTGGTGAAGTTCGCCGGCGGCTTCTCCTGGTGGGCCGGCATCGTGCCCGGCGTCATCGTCTTCTTCGCCACCTACATCGTGCTCGCCCGCCGGGTCTCCACCCGGGTCCAGGCGCTGATGACGACGGTGCAGAAGGATCTCCAGGGCCAGCCCGCCAACCAGAAGGAGGCCCAGGGCCGCGTGGACCGGGCCGTCCAGACGCTGGAGCAGGGCCTGGTCTGGGACAAGTGGCAGTTCCTCATCGGCCCGGAGATCCACGCGCAGATCGGGATGCTGAAGTACATGATCAAGGATCTGGACGGCGCGAAGCCCCACCTGGAGAAGGCCAGCGGCCGCAACTACATGGCCAAGGCCATGGAGGGCGCCCTGCACTTCCGCCGCAACGACGTGCCCGCCATGAAGGCCTCCTTCGAGGCCGCGGCGAAGAGCGGCAAGAAGGAATCCATCGTCTGGGCCGTGTATGCGTGGTGCCTGCTGCAGCTGAAGGACAAGGACGCAGCCCAGCGAGTGCTCGCGCGCGGCGTGGAGCAGAACCCGTCCGACGAGAAGCTCAAGGGCAGCCTCGCCCAGCTGCAGAACGACAAGCGCCTGAAGATGAAGCCCTACGAGCCGCTCTGGTGGCAGTTCGGTCTGGAGGCGCCGCCGATGATGCCGCCCCAGGGTGGCGGGCGCCGCGTGCAGTTCACGAACCGGCGCTGA
- a CDS encoding diguanylate cyclase, with product MERHGRSSERALLLIIEDDTGVREGLMDLLAPRFDVLAASDADAGVELAREHRPDLVLLDRFLPSGDGLAVLETLQGDVRTETVPVIFLTGDADEATLERCLEMGAVDFIHKPASSRELLARIDRAVRQSEQQRKLQVLAQTDALTGLANFRALSVRLEDEFKRAQRYGYALSVVVIDLDHLKAINDGMGHDVGNRAILALATLMQGNLRESDFAARFGGDEFVVLLPHQTSLEAAVFAERLRSELRGVNVQRGDGRPAPFGLSISVGVADHTADSPRESTEALLKAADAALYEAKREGRDRVVVYGQSLHNTPAAQRH from the coding sequence ATGGAACGGCACGGCCGCAGCAGTGAGCGCGCGCTCCTGCTCATCATCGAGGACGACACCGGCGTGCGCGAAGGCCTGATGGACCTGCTCGCCCCGCGCTTCGACGTGCTGGCCGCATCCGACGCGGACGCGGGCGTGGAGCTGGCGCGCGAGCACCGCCCGGACCTGGTGCTGTTGGATCGGTTCCTGCCCTCCGGGGATGGGCTGGCGGTCCTGGAGACGCTCCAGGGCGACGTGCGCACGGAGACGGTGCCGGTCATCTTCCTCACGGGGGACGCGGACGAGGCGACCCTGGAGCGATGCCTGGAGATGGGCGCCGTGGACTTCATCCACAAGCCGGCGAGCTCGCGCGAACTGCTCGCCCGCATCGACCGCGCGGTGCGCCAGAGCGAGCAGCAGCGCAAGCTCCAGGTGCTGGCGCAGACGGACGCGCTCACGGGCCTGGCGAACTTCCGGGCGCTGTCCGTGCGGCTGGAGGACGAGTTCAAGCGCGCCCAGCGCTACGGCTACGCGCTGAGCGTGGTGGTCATCGACCTGGACCACCTGAAGGCCATCAACGACGGCATGGGCCACGACGTGGGCAACCGCGCCATCCTGGCCCTGGCCACGCTGATGCAGGGCAACCTGCGCGAGTCCGACTTCGCGGCGCGCTTCGGCGGGGACGAGTTCGTCGTGCTGCTGCCGCACCAGACGTCGCTGGAGGCCGCGGTGTTCGCGGAGCGCCTGCGCTCGGAGCTGCGCGGCGTGAACGTGCAGCGCGGTGACGGGCGCCCGGCGCCCTTCGGGTTGAGCATCAGCGTGGGCGTGGCGGACCACACGGCCGACTCCCCGCGTGAGAGCACGGAGGCCTTGCTGAAGGCGGCGGACGCCGCGCTCTACGAGGCCAAGCGGGAGGGGCGCGACCGGGTGGTGGTGTACGGCCAGTCGCTCCACAACACCCCTGCGGCGCAGCGGCACTGA
- the miaA gene encoding tRNA (adenosine(37)-N6)-dimethylallyltransferase MiaA, translated as MPLTVIAGPTASGKTALAIAWARDAGGEIVSADSQQVYRAFDIGTAKPSAEELAAVPHHLVSCVDPLEPFSAAEYQRRADAAIADIASRDRPVFVVGGTGLYLRILLHGVVDAPGALPSLRAELEALAAEQGREAVHRRLAEVDPETAAKLPTQDLVRVVRALEIHAQTGVPASEFRRAHAFAPDRYPFQLYVLDPPRESLYAAINARTEALFSRGLVEETRALLEQGYADAAPMRSVGYVQARAVVEGRMTREEAIADTAQETRRYAKRQLTWFRKEPGAVFLSPPYTRPAL; from the coding sequence GTGCCGTTGACGGTGATCGCTGGACCCACGGCGTCGGGGAAGACGGCGTTGGCCATCGCGTGGGCTCGCGACGCGGGCGGGGAGATCGTCAGCGCGGACTCGCAGCAGGTGTACCGCGCCTTCGACATCGGCACCGCGAAGCCCTCCGCCGAGGAGCTGGCCGCCGTGCCGCACCACCTGGTCTCCTGCGTGGATCCGCTCGAGCCCTTCTCCGCCGCCGAGTACCAGCGCCGCGCGGACGCGGCCATCGCGGACATCGCATCGCGAGACAGGCCGGTGTTCGTCGTCGGCGGCACCGGCCTGTACCTGCGCATCCTGCTGCACGGCGTGGTGGACGCGCCCGGCGCCCTGCCTTCGCTGCGCGCGGAGCTGGAGGCGCTCGCGGCGGAGCAGGGGAGGGAGGCCGTGCATCGCCGGCTGGCCGAGGTGGATCCAGAGACCGCGGCGAAGCTGCCCACCCAGGACCTGGTGCGCGTCGTCCGCGCCCTGGAGATCCACGCGCAGACGGGCGTGCCCGCGTCCGAGTTCCGCCGCGCCCATGCCTTCGCGCCGGACCGCTATCCCTTCCAGCTCTACGTGTTGGATCCGCCGCGTGAGTCCCTCTACGCCGCCATCAACGCGCGTACAGAGGCGCTCTTCTCGCGGGGGCTCGTGGAGGAGACACGGGCCCTGCTGGAGCAGGGCTACGCGGACGCGGCACCCATGCGCAGCGTCGGCTACGTGCAGGCCCGCGCCGTGGTGGAGGGGCGGATGACCCGCGAAGAGGCCATCGCCGACACCGCGCAGGAAACCCGGCGGTACGCCAAGCGGCAACTCACCTGGTTCCGCAAGGAACCCGGCGCGGTGTTCCTGTCGCCGCCGTACACCCGTCCTGCCCTTTAG
- a CDS encoding HdeD family acid-resistance protein — MRTNVERAPETRPDRPSRGASAMWGGPFLLGLLTAIAGVVLLGATFFTSMVTVFFVGMMLVIGGVLEIAAAIRSRSESRSAFWSFMLGGVLTTVVGILTVMYPAAGLASLTLLIAGYFFASGLFHVITSVMDRYFQWGWDLAYGLISLVLGLSVMARWPSSSVWLVGTMVGLAVFFRGISMMSGSLILRRGLHRVEA, encoded by the coding sequence ATGCGAACGAACGTCGAACGCGCGCCGGAGACCCGGCCGGACCGTCCCTCCCGGGGAGCCTCCGCCATGTGGGGCGGCCCCTTCCTCCTCGGCCTGCTGACGGCGATCGCGGGGGTTGTGCTGCTGGGCGCCACGTTCTTCACCAGCATGGTCACCGTCTTCTTCGTGGGGATGATGCTGGTGATTGGCGGCGTCCTGGAGATCGCCGCGGCCATCCGCTCACGCAGCGAAAGCCGGAGCGCCTTCTGGTCCTTCATGCTGGGAGGCGTCCTCACCACCGTGGTCGGCATCCTCACCGTCATGTACCCGGCGGCGGGGCTGGCCTCCCTCACGCTGCTGATCGCCGGCTACTTCTTCGCCAGCGGCCTCTTCCACGTCATCACGTCGGTCATGGACCGCTACTTCCAGTGGGGATGGGACCTGGCCTACGGCCTCATCTCCCTGGTCCTGGGCCTCAGCGTGATGGCCAGATGGCCCTCGTCCTCCGTGTGGCTCGTGGGCACGATGGTGGGGCTCGCCGTCTTCTTCCGCGGCATCTCGATGATGTCCGGCTCGCTCATCCTGCGGCGGGGACTGCATCGCGTGGAGGCTTGA
- a CDS encoding response regulator → MKVLLVEDDPSLREGMGELVSELADVQAVGTLDEALRALAADRFELVMTDMRIAGGHTDGRGVLEAARRQRHPVAIVSAAGPDEVAQVLHPSVPDALLIKPFQVDDIMALVERFLALKRQVVAAAREPVAGDSSEWTELSPGVKGAGSAPDSDRTWLRLAAEAAFPWNRSRSAHGVLLLEGDLELDGERYAAPCYLFISQGASPQVKTRAGALAVCVPLRGQA, encoded by the coding sequence ATGAAGGTCCTGCTGGTCGAGGATGATCCGAGCCTCCGTGAAGGAATGGGGGAGCTGGTCTCCGAGCTGGCGGACGTGCAGGCGGTGGGCACCCTCGACGAAGCACTGCGCGCCCTGGCGGCGGACCGCTTCGAGCTGGTGATGACCGACATGCGCATCGCCGGAGGCCACACGGATGGCCGGGGCGTCCTGGAGGCCGCGCGCCGGCAGCGTCACCCGGTGGCCATCGTCAGTGCCGCTGGTCCGGACGAGGTCGCCCAGGTCCTGCATCCCTCGGTGCCGGACGCGCTGCTGATCAAGCCCTTCCAGGTGGACGACATCATGGCGCTGGTGGAGCGCTTCCTTGCGCTCAAGCGCCAGGTGGTCGCCGCCGCCCGGGAGCCCGTGGCCGGGGATTCCTCGGAGTGGACTGAGCTATCACCCGGAGTGAAGGGTGCTGGTTCGGCGCCGGACAGCGACCGGACCTGGCTGCGGCTGGCGGCGGAAGCGGCCTTCCCCTGGAACCGTTCCCGGTCCGCCCATGGCGTCCTCCTCTTGGAGGGCGACCTGGAGCTGGACGGCGAGCGTTATGCCGCGCCGTGCTACCTGTTCATCTCCCAGGGCGCGTCGCCCCAGGTGAAGACGCGGGCCGGTGCGCTGGCCGTGTGCGTTCCGCTGCGCGGCCAGGCGTAG
- a CDS encoding response regulator: MSGTSKLASGSRVAIVGGGIAGAGLAASLLFNGRARGVALDVRVYAGGTEERTAPPALLTPECRSRLAALGCRIPPEWRAHELRGVEIISQGERELLPCAAGGLWVVDGWPRGEGGLDMVRHVLSTAASAQGARFVNRHVERVERQAPAPDAPTAVRNAGPLVVRAQGSGERFHAVALAAGAGPLLGDAFFKGFKPAPSMPAVQARITGGMPGRDLAPVARLWVSPLPSVDALFLIPSASSVYALAFGAAVTPADLCQVLMMAARDGLLEEGFELTTLETTRLPFGPGRTLVAPGQLAVGPAAFGHPLQVGLSETLASCSRAAVALLDGGLDAPSLERRYVRDGLGELMEDAAAGARSITWLRRAGKRAPAAFVAARAKHSAGGVYGGGVLGLSSPTPLGLLSAARWSGVREVVGSWLRTPIEPVPTLVPEVEPDLYYVVDDDADTREALTLLLESTGARVVSFADELALFCAVARRPPTAILLDVVLHWVDGLRLCEGLKQHPLTRDTRVLVMSGLNRPHVRQRALDAGAEAFLPKPVNPDRLLCQLTGRVPDPLGSPRDVIRPSVVETFGEDRFAS, encoded by the coding sequence ATGAGCGGGACCAGCAAGCTGGCGAGTGGTTCGAGGGTGGCGATCGTCGGCGGCGGCATCGCCGGGGCGGGGCTCGCGGCCTCTCTTCTCTTCAACGGCCGCGCGCGGGGCGTGGCCCTGGACGTGCGCGTCTACGCGGGGGGCACCGAGGAGCGCACCGCGCCCCCTGCCCTGCTCACGCCGGAGTGCCGCTCGCGGCTCGCCGCGCTGGGCTGCCGGATTCCTCCGGAGTGGCGCGCGCATGAGCTGCGCGGCGTGGAGATCATCTCCCAGGGCGAGCGCGAGCTGTTGCCCTGCGCGGCCGGCGGCCTCTGGGTCGTGGATGGCTGGCCCCGGGGCGAAGGCGGCCTGGACATGGTGCGCCACGTGCTGTCCACGGCGGCCAGCGCGCAGGGCGCCCGGTTCGTGAACCGCCACGTGGAGCGCGTGGAACGGCAGGCGCCCGCCCCGGACGCGCCCACGGCGGTGCGCAACGCGGGCCCCCTGGTCGTCCGCGCGCAGGGCAGCGGCGAGCGCTTCCACGCGGTGGCGCTGGCCGCGGGCGCGGGACCTCTTCTGGGTGACGCCTTCTTCAAGGGCTTCAAGCCGGCGCCGTCCATGCCGGCGGTGCAGGCGCGCATCACGGGCGGGATGCCGGGCCGAGACCTGGCGCCGGTGGCGCGGCTGTGGGTTTCGCCGCTGCCTTCCGTGGATGCGCTGTTCCTCATCCCGAGCGCGTCGTCCGTGTACGCGCTGGCCTTTGGCGCGGCGGTGACGCCCGCGGACCTGTGCCAGGTGCTGATGATGGCCGCGCGCGACGGCCTGCTGGAGGAGGGCTTCGAGCTCACCACCCTGGAGACGACGCGCCTGCCCTTCGGCCCCGGCCGCACGCTGGTGGCGCCCGGACAGCTGGCGGTGGGCCCCGCGGCCTTCGGCCACCCGCTGCAGGTGGGCCTGTCGGAGACGCTGGCGTCGTGCAGCCGCGCCGCGGTGGCGCTGCTGGATGGCGGGCTGGACGCACCGTCGCTGGAGCGCCGCTACGTGCGCGACGGGCTGGGCGAGCTGATGGAGGACGCGGCGGCGGGAGCGCGCTCCATCACGTGGCTGCGCCGCGCGGGCAAGCGGGCTCCGGCGGCGTTCGTCGCGGCGCGCGCGAAGCACTCGGCGGGCGGCGTGTACGGCGGCGGCGTCCTGGGGTTGAGCTCCCCCACTCCGCTGGGCCTCCTGTCCGCGGCGCGCTGGTCGGGCGTGCGCGAGGTGGTGGGTTCGTGGCTGCGCACGCCCATCGAGCCCGTGCCCACGCTGGTGCCGGAGGTGGAGCCGGACCTCTACTACGTGGTGGACGACGACGCGGACACGCGTGAGGCGCTCACACTCCTGCTGGAGAGCACCGGCGCGCGCGTGGTGTCCTTCGCGGACGAGCTGGCGCTGTTCTGCGCGGTGGCGCGGCGTCCGCCCACCGCCATCCTGTTGGACGTGGTGCTGCACTGGGTGGACGGCCTGCGGCTGTGTGAAGGCCTCAAGCAGCACCCGCTCACCCGCGACACGCGCGTGCTGGTGATGAGCGGCCTCAACCGTCCGCACGTGCGTCAGCGCGCGCTCGACGCGGGCGCGGAGGCCTTCCTGCCCAAGCCGGTGAACCCGGACCGCCTCCTGTGCCAGCTCACCGGCCGCGTGCCGGACCCGCTCGGCTCGCCGCGCGACGTCATCCGGCCCTCGGTCGTGGAAACATTTGGCGAAGACCGTTTTGCGTCCTGA
- a CDS encoding RsmB/NOP family class I SAM-dependent RNA methyltransferase produces MDIPLWPTPHEPSRLGRPSRRAATAAVETHIAVLKGEPLKAALATALREAEGLGGQERRFVALAARELSRHTRLLDLAARQLGHSPGKHALTEDQALVRYTLWRRLFCGEGWARIGPEVKLPGPVRPRTLHDAVLEGLATKPLAEPASAEGAEAVVERLATRYSFPGWLTQRLAQVYPEGTLAGLMASLDEEPSLHFRARPPGTRDAVLAALAEEGVAVEAVPGAPDALRVADSSHRIFESRTMKARRLQVQDVGSQLIVLACLPPGATLEGLTVADVCAGAGGKTLGLADLVGAKGKVLAGDRSKRRLSDARDRVREFGLKQVSFPHPVPLDAVDVVLVDAPCSGTGSLAREPDQKWKLSAKAITEFQATQSQLLAEVAAQVKPGSRIVYATCSVLPEENDAVVEGFLAKHPGFALEPVGEGWPAELQVGVDGPYLRALPPRVPGGGFFAARLVRKAG; encoded by the coding sequence GTGGACATTCCCCTCTGGCCCACGCCGCATGAGCCGTCACGTCTGGGGCGTCCGTCCCGGCGCGCGGCCACCGCGGCGGTGGAGACGCACATCGCCGTCCTCAAGGGCGAGCCCCTGAAGGCCGCGCTCGCCACCGCGCTGCGGGAGGCGGAAGGGCTGGGCGGGCAGGAGCGGCGCTTCGTGGCCCTGGCGGCGCGCGAGCTGTCCCGGCACACGCGGCTGTTGGACCTGGCGGCGCGGCAGCTGGGGCATTCCCCGGGAAAGCACGCGCTCACGGAGGATCAGGCGCTGGTGCGCTACACGCTCTGGCGGCGCCTCTTCTGTGGCGAGGGCTGGGCGCGCATCGGGCCAGAGGTGAAGCTGCCGGGGCCGGTGCGGCCGCGCACGCTGCATGACGCGGTGCTGGAGGGGCTCGCCACCAAACCCCTGGCGGAGCCCGCGTCAGCGGAGGGCGCGGAGGCCGTCGTCGAGCGGCTGGCCACCCGGTATTCGTTCCCCGGTTGGCTCACGCAGCGGCTGGCGCAGGTGTATCCGGAAGGAACGCTCGCGGGGCTGATGGCGTCCCTGGACGAGGAGCCGTCGCTGCACTTCCGCGCGCGGCCCCCGGGCACTCGCGACGCGGTGCTCGCGGCGCTGGCGGAGGAGGGCGTGGCGGTGGAGGCGGTGCCCGGCGCTCCGGACGCGCTGCGGGTCGCGGACTCCAGCCACCGCATCTTCGAGTCCCGGACGATGAAGGCCCGGCGGCTCCAGGTGCAGGACGTGGGCAGTCAGCTCATCGTCCTGGCGTGCCTGCCCCCCGGGGCGACGTTGGAAGGGCTCACCGTGGCGGACGTGTGCGCGGGGGCCGGCGGCAAGACGCTGGGGCTCGCGGACCTGGTGGGCGCGAAGGGGAAGGTGCTCGCGGGGGACCGCTCCAAGCGGCGGCTCTCGGACGCGCGCGACCGGGTTCGCGAGTTCGGCCTGAAGCAGGTGTCGTTCCCGCACCCGGTACCGCTGGACGCGGTGGACGTGGTGCTGGTGGACGCGCCGTGCAGCGGCACGGGGTCCCTGGCGCGCGAGCCGGATCAGAAGTGGAAGCTGTCCGCGAAGGCCATCACGGAGTTCCAGGCCACGCAGTCCCAGCTGCTCGCGGAGGTGGCCGCGCAGGTGAAGCCCGGCTCTCGCATCGTCTACGCCACGTGCTCCGTGCTGCCGGAGGAGAACGACGCGGTGGTGGAGGGCTTCCTCGCGAAGCACCCGGGCTTCGCCCTGGAGCCGGTGGGGGAGGGCTGGCCAGCGGAGCTCCAGGTGGGAGTGGACGGCCCCTACCTGCGCGCCCTGCCGCCCCGGGTCCCCGGCGGAGGCTTCTTCGCCGCCCGGCTGGTCCGCAAGGCGGGTTGA
- a CDS encoding PQQ-dependent sugar dehydrogenase, whose protein sequence is MISSRLFAGALLCLSVACSDKTTPNTGDQTPLDAAIPTPQAPPTEAAVRAVTVPNNLVKPAKQPFGTDRLAQLRVPAGFQIGVFAQGLTNPRKLAVRPSGAVYVTEREAGRVTLLRDTNGDGAADQNVVVASGLGTKNTGVHGLALQGDRLFMITDTQVFVAPVNADDTLGAPTLLIDRLPDAGQHPNRTLAFGPDGKLYVSVGSTCNACADANPENATLLRFEPDGTGRAVFAKGLRNTIGFAWHPVSGQLWGMDHGSDSRGDDYPPEELNRIQEGADYGWPYCLGKQEPDEFLSQEPPDGQSRPEYCAKTQPPALEYQAHSAPMSLTFYTGTLFPEEFRGNAFVAMRGSWNRNPPTGYKVVRVRFDAQGTPTAFEDFATGWLGTGGTTQFARLADTVMAADGSLLVTDDANGVIYRIGYAG, encoded by the coding sequence ATGATCTCATCCCGCCTCTTCGCAGGTGCCCTGCTGTGCCTGTCCGTCGCGTGCTCGGACAAGACGACGCCCAACACCGGTGATCAAACGCCGCTGGACGCCGCCATCCCCACGCCCCAGGCGCCACCGACGGAAGCCGCGGTGCGGGCGGTGACGGTGCCCAACAACCTGGTGAAGCCCGCGAAGCAGCCCTTCGGTACGGATCGCCTGGCGCAGCTGCGTGTCCCCGCTGGCTTCCAGATAGGCGTCTTCGCGCAGGGGCTCACGAACCCGCGCAAGCTGGCGGTCCGCCCCAGCGGCGCCGTCTACGTCACCGAACGCGAGGCCGGCCGCGTCACCCTGCTGCGCGACACGAACGGCGACGGCGCGGCGGATCAGAACGTCGTCGTGGCGAGCGGCCTGGGCACGAAGAACACGGGCGTGCACGGACTGGCGCTCCAGGGCGACCGGCTCTTCATGATCACGGACACGCAGGTGTTCGTGGCACCGGTGAACGCGGACGACACGCTGGGGGCGCCGACGCTCCTCATCGACCGGCTGCCGGACGCCGGGCAGCACCCCAACCGGACGCTCGCCTTCGGGCCCGACGGCAAGCTGTACGTGTCCGTGGGCAGCACGTGCAACGCGTGCGCGGACGCCAACCCGGAGAACGCCACGCTGCTGCGCTTCGAGCCGGACGGCACGGGCCGCGCCGTGTTCGCAAAGGGGCTGCGCAACACCATCGGGTTCGCGTGGCACCCCGTGTCCGGGCAGCTCTGGGGCATGGACCACGGCTCGGACTCGCGCGGGGATGACTATCCGCCGGAGGAGCTCAACCGCATCCAGGAGGGCGCGGACTACGGCTGGCCGTACTGCCTGGGCAAGCAGGAGCCGGACGAGTTCCTCAGCCAGGAGCCGCCGGACGGCCAGTCGAGGCCGGAGTACTGCGCGAAGACGCAGCCTCCGGCGCTGGAGTACCAGGCCCACTCGGCGCCCATGAGCCTGACCTTCTACACGGGCACCCTCTTCCCCGAGGAGTTCCGCGGCAACGCCTTCGTGGCGATGCGCGGCTCGTGGAACCGCAACCCGCCCACCGGCTACAAGGTCGTCCGCGTGCGCTTCGACGCGCAGGGCACGCCCACCGCGTTCGAGGACTTCGCGACGGGCTGGCTCGGCACGGGCGGCACCACCCAGTTCGCCCGTCTGGCCGACACGGTCATGGCCGCCGACGGCTCGCTGCTCGTCACGGACGACGCGAACGGCGTCATCTACCGCATCGGCTACGCGGGCTGA